From one Bacillus clarus genomic stretch:
- a CDS encoding ABC transporter ATP-binding protein — translation MSMLEAQGLGKIYSSKGSVVYKALDDINLTIEPGEFVGVMGPSGSGKTTLLNLLSTIDRPTSGQIKIGGVDPSKLSQKKLSLFRRRELGFVFQDFNLLDTLSIKENIVLPLVLEGIAPEIIEEKLQPLAKWLQIDKILNKRTYEVSGGQKQRAAIARAFIHKPSLVLADELTGNLDSKAAKDVMDSLKDMNEQMNATILMVTHDPFSASYCQRIVFIKDGRQFSEIRRGANRQAFFQQILDALSVLGGNFDDVSFARV, via the coding sequence ATGAGTATGCTAGAAGCGCAGGGCCTTGGCAAGATATATAGCTCTAAAGGGTCAGTTGTTTATAAGGCATTAGATGATATTAATTTAACTATAGAGCCTGGCGAATTTGTGGGGGTCATGGGGCCTTCAGGAAGTGGAAAGACGACGCTGCTTAATCTGTTGTCGACAATTGATCGTCCAACATCTGGTCAAATCAAAATTGGTGGTGTTGACCCAAGTAAGTTAAGTCAAAAGAAACTTTCACTTTTCAGACGACGTGAACTGGGTTTCGTTTTTCAAGATTTTAATCTACTAGATACATTATCAATTAAAGAAAATATTGTTTTGCCATTAGTATTGGAGGGTATTGCTCCTGAGATTATTGAAGAAAAACTTCAGCCGCTCGCTAAATGGTTGCAAATTGATAAAATATTAAATAAACGTACATATGAGGTGTCTGGTGGACAGAAACAACGTGCAGCAATTGCACGTGCATTTATTCATAAGCCATCATTGGTACTTGCAGATGAATTAACCGGAAACTTGGATTCTAAGGCGGCAAAGGATGTAATGGACTCGCTGAAAGATATGAATGAACAAATGAATGCAACCATTCTTATGGTAACTCATGATCCGTTTTCAGCAAGTTATTGTCAGCGTATTGTATTTATTAAGGATGGAAGACAGTTCTCAGAAATTCGACGTGGTGCAAATCGACAAGCCTTCTTCCAACAAATATTGGATGCATTGAGCGTTTTGGGAGGGAATTTTGATGACGTTTCGTTCGCTCGCGTTTAG
- a CDS encoding FtsX-like permease family protein, with amino-acid sequence MTFRSLAFSNIRGKWRSYSAFFLSSVFSVMIFYIYAAFLAHPDVVNGNIIAADKVRLGMIFCEYVIVIFSFLFVLYSNSAFLKTRKQEFGLFSLFGMTRMQLRRLVIYENLTIAVLAISVGIALGILFSKLFFIVLSMLLNMNDTITFSVPLQAVGLTMGSFLVLFTLISFWSVLGLGRTEIIELLKASRKTKGELFYSPWLVALAIISLVAGYAMALMLNGGNFGLLDMQEFSMLAIGIMVAVVIGTYLLYSQFSILLLRFIQKRYNIYYNRTNMMVIAQLGYKMKDNARMLFIVSILSAIIVTASGAFSILAVSAQQEELKEMISITMFIGLFISLLFFIAAGSMIYFKLFTELKEDQAQIKALTRIGVTEGEIRKIVFTQVGIIFFLPCIVGIVHALVAMKALDNILMSSSWFYSFIVIGIYLVMQTIYFLIACRSYISNMLPKRI; translated from the coding sequence ATGACGTTTCGTTCGCTCGCGTTTAGTAACATTCGAGGTAAATGGCGTTCGTACAGTGCCTTTTTTCTGAGCAGTGTATTTTCTGTAATGATTTTTTATATCTATGCAGCTTTTCTAGCTCATCCTGATGTGGTGAATGGTAATATTATAGCTGCTGATAAAGTGAGACTAGGAATGATATTCTGTGAGTATGTAATCGTTATTTTCTCATTTTTGTTTGTGCTCTATTCTAATTCTGCATTTTTGAAGACCAGAAAGCAGGAATTCGGTCTGTTTTCGCTATTCGGAATGACTCGTATGCAGTTGCGTAGACTTGTTATTTATGAAAATTTAACAATTGCGGTGCTGGCAATTTCAGTAGGAATTGCTTTAGGGATATTGTTTAGTAAGTTATTTTTTATTGTACTTTCTATGTTGCTTAATATGAATGATACTATTACGTTTTCCGTTCCGCTTCAAGCAGTCGGATTAACAATGGGTAGCTTTTTAGTACTGTTTACACTTATATCGTTTTGGAGTGTGTTGGGGCTTGGGCGTACAGAAATCATTGAATTACTTAAGGCTTCACGAAAGACAAAAGGAGAATTGTTTTATTCGCCTTGGCTTGTTGCACTTGCAATAATATCTTTAGTGGCTGGTTACGCCATGGCATTGATGTTAAATGGCGGAAACTTTGGTTTGCTGGATATGCAAGAGTTCAGTATGTTGGCAATTGGTATTATGGTTGCTGTGGTAATTGGTACATATTTATTATACTCTCAGTTCAGTATATTATTGTTACGTTTTATTCAGAAACGCTATAATATCTATTACAATCGTACGAATATGATGGTTATTGCTCAGCTCGGTTATAAGATGAAGGATAATGCGAGGATGCTATTTATAGTATCAATTTTAAGTGCCATTATTGTAACGGCATCAGGTGCATTTTCTATTTTAGCAGTATCAGCGCAACAAGAAGAACTGAAGGAAATGATCTCAATCACGATGTTTATCGGCTTGTTTATCAGCTTGCTGTTTTTCATTGCAGCTGGTAGCATGATTTACTTTAAGTTATTTACGGAGTTAAAAGAAGATCAAGCACAAATTAAGGCGCTTACAAGGATTGGTGTAACAGAAGGTGAAATTCGAAAAATCGTTTTCACCCAGGTTGGAATTATTTTCTTCTTACCTTGCATCGTTGGTATTGTTCACGCGCTAGTTGCAATGAAAGCATTAGATAATATTCTTATGTCATCCAGTTGGTTTTATTCGTTTATCGTTATTGGCATTTATTTAGTTATGCAGACAATATATTTTCTTATTGCTTGTCGTAGCTATATAAGTAATATGCTACCAAAGAGAATTTAA